The Priestia filamentosa genome includes the window ATGATGACAACGAATGGGTCTCAAAACCCTAGTAACAGTGTAAAGGTCCTTTGGGGAATATTACTTACAACTATAGCTCTTGTTCTTCTCTATTCAGGAGGCCTGCAGGCTCTGCAAAATACCATGATTATTGCAGCCCTTCCCTTTTCAATCGTTATGGCCTTAATGACGTTTAGTCTACTTAAAGCTCTTAACAAAGAAGCGAAAGAATATGGAATTGGAAAGTTGAAAAAACGAAAATAAAAATTCTTAACAAAAAAGCACATTAGCTAATTAATTAGCTAATGTGCTTTTTTGAATTGTAAGAGTAATCTTGAATGTGGAATCTTCTGTAAGAACATCTTTAATGGACTTTTTTATAGCTCTTTTATTCAATAACACACACTTTCCCATTTACTTGTTCTTATGTTGTTAACGTTTGTTCAGATAATTATCCAATATATATAATTAGAGCCCTAAATCAACATATAGAATGCTAATAATTTAACAATTGCTTTATTTTTCAATTTTATTACTATCCGTTTTTGAACCTGTCCTTTAATATCTGATCTTTTAAGGGGATAAAACTCTTCATAACTATTTCAAAAGTGATAAGCAGTAGAGTAAATTTCATAATTATATTTTCTTGAGTTGGATAAACGACACGCATCACTGTTCCTAACTCTGCGATAATAAATTAAGAGTTAAAAGGGAAATTTACTTAGTATGGCTATCACTTTTTATTCTAAGAATTACTTAATATAATGTAGTATCTTTTTGGGTTTGATTTACTGACGTATAATCTCGTTTTCCAGGTTTTACAAACATCATAGATACCATTCCGACTATCACAGCAATAGCAGCAGCAGTAAACATAGCATTATATCCGTGAGATGCAACGAGACTGCCTGTTAACGTCGGTGCAATAATAGTAGCTAAATTTGCAATAAAGTGAGTTACCCCACCAAAAGTTCCTGCTTTATTTGGCTCTGTATCAAGAATAACTGTCCAATATATAGAGTTTGGTAGGTAATTAAATGCGTTACCTATACACATTAATGAAAGTACTGCTGTAGCACTTTCAACTGTTGGAATTAACATAAAACAAATAGCTGTACAAAACAAGCAAACTACCGTAAACCAAGATCTAGCTATACGCAAATTTCCGGTTTTTTCACGTAACTTATCTGAAATTTTGCCACCTAACAGCCCCGTAATAATGGCTCCTATCCATGGAATCATACCTATATATGAAAGAGACGCCAAGGAATAATTAAATTCATCCTGTAAATATTTTGGGGTCCAAGTAAGTAATAAGATATTCACATATAAAAATGCAAAATACCCGATAGCATTCATTGTTAAAGTAGAGTTTTTAAAGAAATAATACCATGGTACGTTGTTTGTTATTGTTTCTTCTAATTTTATTTCACCTTCTATTAAGTCATTTGTACTGCGAATTTTCTGAAGTTCAATTTTCGAGACCTTGGGATGATCTTCAGGTAAATTTGTAAATACTTTTCTCCATACTAATACCCAAATAAAACCTAATAATCCAAGAATAATAAATGTTACTTTCCAATTAGTGAATGTTAAAAGTCCTACTACAACGGGAGCAGTAATTAGTGCTCCAATAGGAGTACCGACTAAACCAAGTGCTACTGAGAAACCTTTTTCCTTTGGGGATACCCAATTTGCCATTGTTCTGTTCATTGTAGATAATGTAGGACCTTCAGCTAATCCAAATAAAACGCGAAATACCGCAAAACCTGCTAACGCCGAACCACCAAAAAATGTTGCACCTAAGTGACCAGCGAATATCGTTCCTATTTCAAAAATAGACCATGTAGTTCCCGCCAGAATCCACATAAATTTAGGTCCTCTCTTATCTGCTAAAGCACCACCAAATAGTGCTCCAAAAATATATCCGTATCCAAAATAACCTAGAATTGCTCCCCAACTTATGGGATCTAAATTGAATTCTTCTATAATCTCAGCTTGTGCGTATGATAGGGCACCTCTATCTATGTAATTTATAACTGTTATAATAACAATCATGAAGATAATAAAGTAACGATAATTATTTTTCATTAATTACCTCTCTCCTCACTCTCATAATCTAATTTTCTCTGCTGAGATAGAAATTTCATAATAAATTACTAAGTGTTTTTCCCTTTCAAAAAGATAGGAAAAAATAAATGATTATCATTTTATGTTTTTCTTACAAAGCTAATTGAAAACTTCGAGAATATATGAATTCCTGTTTTAATAGTGATGCTAGATTTATTACGCAAAGAATCTAAACATACCATATCTATTGCCTGTACTAAAGAATATGAGCCTGTAATGTATACGCATTCAAATAATTCATCTGTTCTTATTAGTTCTGTGTTTTTTGCTGGAACTTTAGGTATATAAGCACTATCAAGAACATCCATATCTACTGTCAGATACATAACGTCTACTTTTTTAGCTAAATCATCCAAAGCTCTTTCAACTGTAGCAGAAATTCCTTCTTTTCTTGAAATAAGGTCATATAGTTGACTTGCAATAGAGCCGCGAATTTTACATTTTATACCCATCCTCGGAAATGCGAGGCTTCAGCCGATTTTCTGATTCCGGCCATATATGCGGCTAAACGCATATCAACTTCATGGGTCTGGGACATTTGATAAATAGTTTCAAAGGAATTGATCATTACTTTTCGCAATTTTTCAGCTACTTGTTCCTCTGACCAATAATATCCTTGATTATTTTGAACCCATTCAAAGTACGAAACAGTCACACCACCTGCACTAGCTAGTATATCTGGCACAAGGAGGATACCTCTTTCATCTAAAATTTTGGTAGCTTCTAAGGTTGTAGGTCCATTTGCTGCTTCTACCACAATGGATGCATGAATGCGATCGGCATTTTCTAACGTAATTTGATTAGAAATGGCTGCTGGAACAAGAATTTCACATTCTTGCTCAAGTAATTCTTGATTTGTCATAACATTAGTAAATAAATTGGTTACAGTCCCAAAACTATCTCGTCGATCAAGTAAATAATCAATATCAAGCCCTGTTGGATCATAAAGAGCACCATGTGCATCTGAAATCCCAATCACTTTGGCCCCTGCTTCATGCATAAATTTAGCCAGAAAGCTTCCGGCATTCCCAAAGCCCTGAATCACAATGCGTGCCCCCTGTAATTTAATACCTTTTTTCTTGACGGCTTCTTCAATGCAAATTGTTACACCGCGCGCCGTTGCCGTTTCACGACCTTGTGATCCCCCTAATACAATCGGTTTTCCTGTAATAAATCCAGGAGAGTCAAATTCACGAAGGCGGCTGTACTCATCCATCATCCACGCCATAATTTGAGAGTTCGTATAAACATCAGGGGCTGGAATATCTTTTGTCGGACCAACGATTTGGCTAATGGCCCGAACATATCCGCGACTTAATCTCTCTAATTCCCCAAGTGACATGTTCCTTGGGTCGCAAATAATTCCTCCTTTTCCTCCTCCGTAAGGAAGATTAGCAATGCCACACTTTAAACTCATCCAAATAGACAAGGCTTTGACCTCTTCTTCATTTACTTCAGGATGAAATCGGACACCTCCCTTTGTAGGACCCACAGCATCGTTATGTTGAGAACGATAACCGGTAAAAATTTCAATGGAACCGTTATCCATTCGAACTGGGATACGCACCATTAAGGTTCTAATTGGTTCTTTTAATAATTCATACATCTTATTGTTATAGCCTAGCTTCCGAACCGCTTCTTTTATAATAAGTTGAGTTGAATTTAATAAATTTAATGTTCCACTTTGCTTATGGTCCAGCTCTTGAATTTGATCACTTTTAACAGGGGATTCCACTTTCATTTGTTACACCTCTTATGTTATAAGTTGTTTAAATTGATTGTTCTAAAGCATTATTTTTATAAAAAAAAGGCAATTGCTGGAACAATTGCTTTAATTTCTTATTATCAATCAATTTTATTTTCCAATCCATTACTTTGGATAAGGCAAGAAGAGGATGAGATATTTCTTCTTGCCTAACATATACTTTCAGATTAATCTTGATTGATATTCATCTTGGTCTTTTTTTCTCTTTACTGAATTGTCTATCGCTTTATCTAGAGCGTAAAATATAACCAGTTATAAACTGCAGCCATGCGTACACCCCAACCTTGACTGTTTCAGCAACTGGTGAATCTTTGCTAGGATCTAGACAAACAAAATCAATATGCTGAACAATTGGGTGCTTACCGATTTCTAGCAATGAATCAAACAGCTCAGTTGATGTCATACCGCCGGGGGTAGATGCTGGTACCCCTGGTGCAATGGAAATATCGAGTACATCCATGTCGACTGTAACATAAACAAGGTCAACTTTTGCTGACAATCGTTCAAGCGCTTCTTGAATGGTATTGATAAGACCCTTTCTGCGTGCTTGTTTTAATGTCACCACCTGAATCTGGTGTTTCTCGGCATAATCAATAAGTGGCTTTGCATTAAAATAACCATGCAAACCGATATTGATGACATCCTCTCCTTTAACAATATTGCTATCAATTAATTGGCGGATTGGCGTTCCATTTGCAGGACCTAGTTCCTCCGGATCCCGCACGTCAAGATGTGTGTCAAGTTGCAAAATTCCAATCGTTTTTTGCTTACAAACTTCTTTGATTCCTCGCACAGCACAAGCCGTTGTAGAATGATCACCGCCAATCATGCATGTGATAGTATGAGGATAGCGTGCCACAAGATGTGCTGATGTCTCTTGAATACGTTGATGTGATAAAGGGATATCTGTCGTATGCATTACAATATCCCCTGCATCCGCTACTTGTAGCGCTGTCAAATCGATATTTTCATCCAGGTTGTAAGTGGCATAGCTTTTCCACATTCTCCGAAATTCCGTTGGATACAGGGAAGCCCCAGACACACTAATTGATGATCTCGAAATTGGCGCTCCGTAAAGAATCAGGTCAGGCAGACCTCTTAGTTCATTAAGAGGCTGAATCCACTGATGAACATAAGCTGTTTCTTCTTTCGATGTATTCCAAGACCATTCAGGGGCTTGAAGCCATTTTTCACTCATCCTATCCCACCACCTTTACACCTTTTTTCCATACAGCCTTGACATGATTAACTCCGAATAAATATTGTAATTCTTGATAGTTTTTAACATCCCATAAGACAATATCTGCTTGCTTCCCTACTTCGATTGACCCAACTTTTTCCTGACGATTAATAGCACAAGCTGCATTATATGTTGCTGCTGTCAAGGCTTCTGCTGGAGTAAGTCTCATCGAAATACAAGCTAAATTCATAACGAGTGGCATAGAAGTCGTCGGTGATGACCCGGGATTGCAGTCAGTGGAAATAGCTACAGGTACACCTGCATCAATCATCTTTCTTCCGGCTGCAGCTTCTTCGCGCAAATATAATGCTGTAGCTGGTAATAAGCAAGCAATGGTCCCAGCTTTCGCCATAGCATGTATTCCTTCATCTGATGCTTTTAATAAATGCTCAGCCGAGATAGCTCCTACCTTTGCAGCCAACTCTGCTCCCCCATAAGGTTCAATTTCATCGGCATGTATTTTAGGCACTAGCCCATATTCTTTTCCGGCTTCTAGTATCCGTTTTGACTGCTCAGGGGTAAAAACACCTTTCTCACAAAAAACATCGTTAAACTCAGCCAAGTTTTCCTCAGCTACTATTGGCAGCATTTTATCAATTAAATAATCAACAAATTCATCTTCTTTTCCTTTAAATTCTGGAGGTACAGCGTGAGCTCCCATAAAAGTAGGGATAAGATCAATTGCGTGTTTTTGTTGCAATTCTTTCATTACACGCAATTGTTTAAGCTCAGTTTCCAGGTTCATGCCATAGCCGCTTTTACTTTCTACCATCGTAACTCCATGAGCAAGAAATGAATCGAGACGACTCATTGTTTGTTCGAGTAATTCTTCTTCTATTGCCTCTCGTGTCATACGGGCTGTTGCATGAATTCCTCCCCCTGCGTTCATAATGTCCATATATGTTGCACCTTCAAGGCGCATTTCAAACTCACGTTCACGACTCCCCCCGTACACAACATGTGTATGGGGATCCACAAGCCCAGGCGTGACTAAATGATTGGAAGCCTCCACAATGTCCGCTGTATGCAATTTCTCCGCATAGCGTTTTTCCAGTTCATTTGTTGTACCGACAGCCTGAATGATTCCATTCTCTATCCACAAACTACCATCTTCAATTAATCCAAGCTCTGACATAGCTTCTTGTGAGCGCGGACCTTTCCCTTCACCTGCAAGCGTAGCAAGCTGAGTCGCATGTTTAATCCAAATTGGTTTTGTCATTACTGATCAGTCCCTTTATCAAGCATTGGAATATTAATCCCTTTTTCACGAGCTGTTTTCTTTGCCAATTCATATCCCGCATCAGCGTGACGTACTACCCCCATACCTGGATCAGTTGTCAGCACTCGCTCAATGCGTTCTTCCGCTTCCTTCGTACCATCTGCCACAATAACTACTCCTGCGTGTAAAGAGTAGCCCATTCCGACGCCGCCTCCATGGTGTACGGAAACCCAAGTAGCACCACCCACTGCGTTTATCATCGCATTTAAAATTGGCCAGTCTGATACCACATCTGATCCGTCTTTCATGGCTTCTGTTTCACGATTTGGTGAAGCAACAGAGCCAGAATCTAAGTGGTCACGTCCAATCACAACTGGTGCTTTTAACTCGCCACTAGCCACCATATCATTTAGGATTTTTCCAAACCGAGCACGCTCTCCATAGCCCAACCAGCAAATACGGGAAGGGAGACCTTGGAATTGAATTTTTTCCTGTGCCATACGAATCCAGTTACACAAATGTTCATTATCACTAAATTCACGTAAGATAGCCTGATCCGTTTTATAAATATCTTCAGGATCCCCTGACAATGCTACCCAACGAAAAGGACCTTTTCCTTCACAGAATTGCGGACGTATATAGGCTGGAACGAATCCAGGAAAGTCAAAGGCATTAGCTACGCCCTCATCTTTTGCAACCTGACGAATATTGTTACCATAATCGAACGTCACCGCACCTTTTTCCATCATCTCAAGCATTGCTTTCACATGTGTTGCCATCGATGCTTTTGAACGTTTCACGTACTCTTCAGGGTTAGATTTTCGCAATTCTGCTGCTTCTTCAAATGACATTCCTGAAGGAATATATCCATTCAATGGATCGTGCGCTGATGTTTGATCTGTTAATGCATCCGGGATAAAATTGCGTGCAATCATTTCCGGTAAAAGTTCAGAAGCATTGCCTAATAGACCGATTGATAAAGCTCTTCCTTCTTTTTTTGCTTCTTCAGCCAAACGGATTGCTTCATCCAGTGAATCCGTTTTTACATCTGTATAACGAGTCTCAATTCGTCGATCAATCCTTGTCTCATCAACATCAATACCAATGCAGACGCCACCATTCATCGTGACAGCAAGAGGCTGAGCTCCACCCATACCGCCAAGACCCGCCGTTACAGTGATAGTACCTTTGAGTGTATGATTGAAATGTTGTTTCGCAAGCTCTGCAAATGTTTCATACGTTCCTTGCACAATTCCTTGAGAACCAATATAAATCCAGCTACCTGCTGTCATTTGTCCATACATCATTAATCCTTTTTTATCAAGCTCATGAAATGTATCCCAATTTGCGTAAGCTGGTACAATATTCGAATTTGCAATCAGTACGCGTGGTGCATTCTGATGGGTTTTAAAGATAACTACTGGCTTTCCTGACTGAACAAGTAGGGTTTCATCCTCTTCTAATTTTTTCAAAGATTGAACAATTGCATCAAATGATTCCCAATTTCGGGCAGCCTTCCCGATTCCCCCGTATACAACAAGTTCCTCTGGATGCTCAGCCACATCAGGATCTAAATTATTCATTAACATCCGAAGTACAGCCTCTTGTTGCCATCCTTTTGTATGTAATTCAGTACCTTCATAACGTATCACCTTGTTTTTTGTAAACGCATTCATTTTTCTTACCTCCTTATTTGCTTATATTCAGTTTATAGTAAAAATTCTAATATTTTATTATAATTTGATGATTTTCTTATAAAATATTTCTAAGTAATTCTTTTTAATTCTCGTTTTTATAAATGGTTTCAAAATATATTTACTTATAAACCAATTAAAAACGATTCAGTATATACTGAATCGTTTTTTATAATCCAGATCGGTAAGCTGATGGGATACATGCCTCAATCTGTTTGAATTTAGTATTAAAATAAGTTTGGTGAGAATAACCGGTTAATCGTGCCACTTCCTCCAATGATAAATCCGTTTCTCGCAATAGCCGTTTAGCCTCTCGAATCCGTACACCATGCAACGTCTTGCGAAAAGACTGGCCGGATTCCGCTGCAAAGCGACGACTTAGAGTACTCTTATTGATACGAAGTGCATCAGCACATGCCGCTAAATTCCACTGAGCATCCCAATAGTTAGACTCAATCAACTCTTTTGCTTTCTCAACCAGTGTTCGTGACCCTTCCTGCATTTGCTCCTGATTCTGCTGAAGCAAACGGGTTATAAACATAAGCAACCCTTGGATAATTTGATAAATGACTGGCTTATGGACAATTTGTTGAAAAACTTCATGATAGAATGTTTCCCAGTCTGCACTTTGGAGATTGTGTGACTTCATATATCGACGAATCTGCGCGAGCACACTCGTAAGACGAACACGCACGTTTTCTGGATCAGGATATGGCTGCTGAAAGGTTAAAAATTCACGTTCCACCCAATCCCGAATGGCTTTTATATCTCTTTTTTCAAGCATTTCAATCCACTGACGTTGTTCCAACGGAGTAAGGAAGGGGTCCATTTCCTGAGGAATCATTTGTTCATTTTCCACTAAAACGATATCATACCCTTCGAAAAAAACTAGCCTTGTTAACTGACGTATTTGCTGATAGGCTTTTTTTAATGAATCACCTGAGGAAGTTTCCTTAATTACAATAGTAAGGGGTTCATTCATAAGGTCTTTCCAATATGCAAGAAAGGCGTGGTATTCTTCCTTGAGCACTTCAATCCCTTGGGTTTCCCGTATGCATACAATAAAATCCGATAGAGCAAAGATCCGATGCTTTCCGGTAAAAGAATAACGTTGCAATGCATCGTATACTAATGGAAGTGTTTCTGGATGGGGAGTTAAAAGGGCAACCATTGTTATCGGACTAACGAGTTTTCGCTCTGTCAGGAAAAGGTCAGGATAATCGATGGGAAGCGAACCGCCTTCTTCTGTTGCCCTATTCTCAAAGTAACGACGATCATTTCGCAACTGATAGCGCAGTTGTTGAATATGTTTGATTAGATCTGACGGAGAAAACGGCCGGAATAAAACATCTTCTGCACGAAAACGGAGCGCACGATAAGCAGTTTGGAAGATTCGCTCAGATGAAATCCCTAACCAGCGAATTCTATTTTGTTGCATCATCTTACCTAATTGTTCACTCTCATCCTTCCACCCGTCCATATCCAGAATAACAAGCTCAGGCTTCTGCTTTTTTATACCACTTCCAAATTCCTCCATTGTATTCCACGGAACCAATCGAACTCCAGTAAAATGAGACTCTACCAACCACCGAATTCCTTGAGCTTCTAACTCATCTTTTGCTATTAAATGAATTTCCATGCTGTTACACCTTCTTTTTTGCCCTTTTCTTTCATCATAGCAAATATACATGTATATTGAACTCATTTTATATTTCTAGAGAATAATTAATATAGGTCCTTCCCGTTTTTATAAATAAGAAGACAGGAGATATGATATATTTACATGAATAAACACAAGGTTTGACACTGAACCGGTCATAACTAAGCGGTGTATCTATGAAATACAAGATTATACTTTTTAATGTTGGTGACTCATTGTTTGACTTCAGTATCTAGAAAAAAAGACCTATATAAAATCTTTATAAAATTCAGGTTTTTCATAGGATTAATGGATTATGAAGTCAGCTATCAAGAAATTAGGAAGGTTTTATGAGAAAAATCAAATGGTAGAATTATTACTTTATCAAAACTAGTGATAGAGAAGTTTAAAACAGACTACCTTAAAAAATACATTTTTTAAGGTAGTCCATTTTCTATGAAACTCCTATTCAAAGTAAAAGAGATACTCATTCTTTTTTTATTGTGATAGCGTTGATAACCAAACAGACAGATCTGTTTTGAAATATGTGTTTGTTTTGATTAAAGCACCATTGCAGCAAAAATACCGAAAATCATCAAAGGGATGCCAAAATGTAAAAAGGTTGGCACACATGTGTCCCAGATATGATGGTGCTTTCCATCTGCGTTCAGTCCTATTGTTGGGCCAAGAGTACTGTCTGACACTGGTGAGCCTGCATCCCCAAGTGAACTAGCAGTACCGATTAATGCGGCAGTCGCCAATGGAGAAAAACCTACTGTTGTGCAGATTGGAACAAATAAGGCAGCAATAAGGGGAATTGTTCCAAACGAAGAACCAATGCCCATTGTAATTAACAGACCAACCGTAATCATTGCGATGGCAACGATTATTTTATTATCTCCTAGTATTCCTATTGTGGACTGCACCAGGTCCTCAACAGCGCCGGTCTCTTTTAAAATCGTCGCATACCCTGAAGCAATTAACAATACGAATGAAATCATCCCCATCATCATAATCCCTTCATTTACAATTCTTTCTCCTTCTTTAAACGGGACAATAGTAAACAAAAACATAAGAATAATTCCTGTCAGTGCTCCTAGAACAAGTGAGCCTGTCACAAGTTGTATGATAAAGGCACCTATAATCGCAATAATAGTAAGGAAATGACACCATGTAAATGACAATTTCGTCTCTTCTGTTGCCGCCACCTCGCTAATAGCATCCTGTTTGTCATCAAGTAGCTCACGATCTTTGCGATAAGAAATAAAAATTGCAATGAACAACCCTGCAATCATTCCAAGACTTGGT containing:
- a CDS encoding Glu/Leu/Phe/Val family dehydrogenase, which produces MKVESPVKSDQIQELDHKQSGTLNLLNSTQLIIKEAVRKLGYNNKMYELLKEPIRTLMVRIPVRMDNGSIEIFTGYRSQHNDAVGPTKGGVRFHPEVNEEEVKALSIWMSLKCGIANLPYGGGKGGIICDPRNMSLGELERLSRGYVRAISQIVGPTKDIPAPDVYTNSQIMAWMMDEYSRLREFDSPGFITGKPIVLGGSQGRETATARGVTICIEEAVKKKGIKLQGARIVIQGFGNAGSFLAKFMHEAGAKVIGISDAHGALYDPTGLDIDYLLDRRDSFGTVTNLFTNVMTNQELLEQECEILVPAAISNQITLENADRIHASIVVEAANGPTTLEATKILDERGILLVPDILASAGGVTVSYFEWVQNNQGYYWSEEQVAEKLRKVMINSFETIYQMSQTHEVDMRLAAYMAGIRKSAEASHFRGWV
- a CDS encoding agmatinase family protein encodes the protein MSEKWLQAPEWSWNTSKEETAYVHQWIQPLNELRGLPDLILYGAPISRSSISVSGASLYPTEFRRMWKSYATYNLDENIDLTALQVADAGDIVMHTTDIPLSHQRIQETSAHLVARYPHTITCMIGGDHSTTACAVRGIKEVCKQKTIGILQLDTHLDVRDPEELGPANGTPIRQLIDSNIVKGEDVINIGLHGYFNAKPLIDYAEKHQIQVVTLKQARRKGLINTIQEALERLSAKVDLVYVTVDMDVLDISIAPGVPASTPGGMTSTELFDSLLEIGKHPIVQHIDFVCLDPSKDSPVAETVKVGVYAWLQFITGYILRSR
- a CDS encoding arginase family protein, whose amino-acid sequence is MGIKCKIRGSIASQLYDLISRKEGISATVERALDDLAKKVDVMYLTVDMDVLDSAYIPKVPAKNTELIRTDELFECVYITGSYSLVQAIDMVCLDSLRNKSSITIKTGIHIFSKFSISFVRKT
- the hutI gene encoding imidazolonepropionase, producing the protein MTKPIWIKHATQLATLAGEGKGPRSQEAMSELGLIEDGSLWIENGIIQAVGTTNELEKRYAEKLHTADIVEASNHLVTPGLVDPHTHVVYGGSREREFEMRLEGATYMDIMNAGGGIHATARMTREAIEEELLEQTMSRLDSFLAHGVTMVESKSGYGMNLETELKQLRVMKELQQKHAIDLIPTFMGAHAVPPEFKGKEDEFVDYLIDKMLPIVAEENLAEFNDVFCEKGVFTPEQSKRILEAGKEYGLVPKIHADEIEPYGGAELAAKVGAISAEHLLKASDEGIHAMAKAGTIACLLPATALYLREEAAAGRKMIDAGVPVAISTDCNPGSSPTTSMPLVMNLACISMRLTPAEALTAATYNAACAINRQEKVGSIEVGKQADIVLWDVKNYQELQYLFGVNHVKAVWKKGVKVVG
- a CDS encoding response regulator transcription factor, with translation MEIHLIAKDELEAQGIRWLVESHFTGVRLVPWNTMEEFGSGIKKQKPELVILDMDGWKDESEQLGKMMQQNRIRWLGISSERIFQTAYRALRFRAEDVLFRPFSPSDLIKHIQQLRYQLRNDRRYFENRATEEGGSLPIDYPDLFLTERKLVSPITMVALLTPHPETLPLVYDALQRYSFTGKHRIFALSDFIVCIRETQGIEVLKEEYHAFLAYWKDLMNEPLTIVIKETSSGDSLKKAYQQIRQLTRLVFFEGYDIVLVENEQMIPQEMDPFLTPLEQRQWIEMLEKRDIKAIRDWVEREFLTFQQPYPDPENVRVRLTSVLAQIRRYMKSHNLQSADWETFYHEVFQQIVHKPVIYQIIQGLLMFITRLLQQNQEQMQEGSRTLVEKAKELIESNYWDAQWNLAACADALRINKSTLSRRFAAESGQSFRKTLHGVRIREAKRLLRETDLSLEEVARLTGYSHQTYFNTKFKQIEACIPSAYRSGL
- a CDS encoding BCCT family transporter — translated: MMTTNGSQNPSNSVKVLWGILLTTIALVLLYSGGLQALQNTMIIAALPFSIVMALMTFSLLKALNKEAKEYGIGKLKKRK
- a CDS encoding Na+/H+ antiporter family protein, whose translation is MFNAVVISVIVMTILSLLRINVMLALLIAAGVAGLMEGLTLTETMNMLISGMGGQANTALSYVLLGIFAVMVSYSGITGFLVKKIVSVLKRKRSIMLLTIAGIACLSQNAVPIHIAFIPILIPPLLHLFDKMKVDRRGIAVALTFGLKAPYMMIPAGFGLIYHGIITDEMKASGVDIALPSVTYAMFIPSLGMIAGLFIAIFISYRKDRELLDDKQDAISEVAATEETKLSFTWCHFLTIIAIIGAFIIQLVTGSLVLGALTGIILMFLFTIVPFKEGERIVNEGIMMMGMISFVLLIASGYATILKETGAVEDLVQSTIGILGDNKIIVAIAMITVGLLITMGIGSSFGTIPLIAALFVPICTTVGFSPLATAALIGTASSLGDAGSPVSDSTLGPTIGLNADGKHHHIWDTCVPTFLHFGIPLMIFGIFAAMVL
- the hutU gene encoding urocanate hydratase, whose translation is MNAFTKNKVIRYEGTELHTKGWQQEAVLRMLMNNLDPDVAEHPEELVVYGGIGKAARNWESFDAIVQSLKKLEEDETLLVQSGKPVVIFKTHQNAPRVLIANSNIVPAYANWDTFHELDKKGLMMYGQMTAGSWIYIGSQGIVQGTYETFAELAKQHFNHTLKGTITVTAGLGGMGGAQPLAVTMNGGVCIGIDVDETRIDRRIETRYTDVKTDSLDEAIRLAEEAKKEGRALSIGLLGNASELLPEMIARNFIPDALTDQTSAHDPLNGYIPSGMSFEEAAELRKSNPEEYVKRSKASMATHVKAMLEMMEKGAVTFDYGNNIRQVAKDEGVANAFDFPGFVPAYIRPQFCEGKGPFRWVALSGDPEDIYKTDQAILREFSDNEHLCNWIRMAQEKIQFQGLPSRICWLGYGERARFGKILNDMVASGELKAPVVIGRDHLDSGSVASPNRETEAMKDGSDVVSDWPILNAMINAVGGATWVSVHHGGGVGMGYSLHAGVVIVADGTKEAEERIERVLTTDPGMGVVRHADAGYELAKKTAREKGINIPMLDKGTDQ
- a CDS encoding MFS transporter, which produces MKNNYRYFIIFMIVIITVINYIDRGALSYAQAEIIEEFNLDPISWGAILGYFGYGYIFGALFGGALADKRGPKFMWILAGTTWSIFEIGTIFAGHLGATFFGGSALAGFAVFRVLFGLAEGPTLSTMNRTMANWVSPKEKGFSVALGLVGTPIGALITAPVVVGLLTFTNWKVTFIILGLLGFIWVLVWRKVFTNLPEDHPKVSKIELQKIRSTNDLIEGEIKLEETITNNVPWYYFFKNSTLTMNAIGYFAFLYVNILLLTWTPKYLQDEFNYSLASLSYIGMIPWIGAIITGLLGGKISDKLREKTGNLRIARSWFTVVCLFCTAICFMLIPTVESATAVLSLMCIGNAFNYLPNSIYWTVILDTEPNKAGTFGGVTHFIANLATIIAPTLTGSLVASHGYNAMFTAAAIAVIVGMVSMMFVKPGKRDYTSVNQTQKDTTLY